CAATCCTACTATCAATTTACATTATTCATCATTTTTTGTATAGAGATTTGGTTTTTGAAGTTTCACATAACGTTCTTGAATTCACGAACCCTCACTGGCTTAAGTGAACGATAGCGAACGGGTCGTCAGACTCAGCCAGTGTAGGGTTGTCCGGCTGCTTTAGCTTCCTTGAAATCCCCCTGCCGGACCGAGGGCGTATGCCCGAAGCGTGAATTTGGTGTTAGGCGATGCCGCTCTGAAATAACCCTCAATTAGTGTCATTAGATCTTTGTAGTGAACTCTTGAATATATTTTTTTCGTTCTTCTCTATATCTTTCTGTGTAATTGCCTTCTTTAAATTCATTTATTACGCTTCTCCAAAAGGATATTGCCGTAATATTTTCTTCCATCTGAGAAACTAACCAATTCGCCTTATACATGTTAAATGCCATTATTGCTGCTTTACGACCTATACCTGATCTTCTATACTTCTGTAAAACCATAAAATCGTATATTACATGTGTTGGATCGGGATCAATATCCATATTCTCAAATAGAACTACCAAAAAACCTACGATTGAACCTTCCACTTCCATAAAAAAAGGGTTCCACCTACCGTCTCCCTCCCAATAAAAATTTAAGTTAATTTCATACTTTCCATTCCTATTTACATCTCGATTTGTGTATTTACTAAAATCATATTCATAAAATTGATACAGATTAGTTAATGTGTCTTTATTCTCCGGCTTAACCGGAACAAGTTTTAGTTCCATATTGACTCCTTTTAGTTTCGCTCTTCGCGGTTTCGCCTAACGTCTTATTTACGAACTTCGTGAAAACAAGGAAAATAATAAATCAAACGAATCATCGTATTTGAAATAGTCCTTTTGAATCATGTTTATATTCTATCATCAAATGGAAGAATATTACGACTGCTAACTATAGTTAAAAACAAAAAAATCCCTGTCTTCACAACAGAAACTTTTTTGAATAAATGATTCACACGGGCATCCCATCAATGACATGTACGTAAGAATCATCAAACGTTAACTCTACATAATATATAAGAGAATAGGTTTATTCCATGTGTACCACTTGACGTTAAGCTTCGTCGACATCAATTAAGAACACCCGCTCCTGGAATCCGCCTCGTGCCTCGGCTTTGTCCGCCCGGAGCTTGTCCAGCTCAGGTACATTCGCTCCATGTACTTCTGCCAGCGCTCGGATGACTTCGAGCATATCCGCTAGTTCTTCCAGCGCGTCCTGATCTTTGTCCGCTGCAAAATACTCCTCAGTCTCTTCACGAAGCTTCGTTCGCAGTTCCTGCTTATAGTCCTCTGAGTCTAATATGCGTGTCCGACATTCCTTACCCTGAGACATAATGATATGCGGGATCTGATCCCGCACTGCTTGTTGTATGTAGGCATTTCAAACAACACCCTTTCTGATATGAAGTTTAAAAATTCAACAATTTAATTGAACGGGTTTTCTTTAAATATAGACGGATACCGCTTAGACGGATCAGCTACGATCCGTTGTGACAGAGACTCTAGAATAGAGTCTGTTTTATAAAGCAACATGTCTACTTCCTCCAGCTTCATCGTCTCCCTGGATGCTTCTTCCTCTCCGGAAACCA
This window of the Paenibacillus polymyxa genome carries:
- a CDS encoding GNAT family N-acetyltransferase, with the protein product MELKLVPVKPENKDTLTNLYQFYEYDFSKYTNRDVNRNGKYEINLNFYWEGDGRWNPFFMEVEGSIVGFLVVLFENMDIDPDPTHVIYDFMVLQKYRRSGIGRKAAIMAFNMYKANWLVSQMEENITAISFWRSVINEFKEGNYTERYREERKKYIQEFTTKI